TGCAGGGGCGTACAGTTTGACCTTCCTCCTTGATTCCGCAGCCTTGAGCAAGCTGCGGTGTTTTTTTGCATTCCAGAAAATCCCATCCAGCAAGTGGCTTAAGCCAAAAACCGCATGTGTCCTGCAAGGTGCAGGACTACACTGAACCCATCTCCAGAGCAACAAAATTCAAAAGGAGGTGTTTTCAACCGTTGCTCTGGACTGCTCCCTGAAAAGGGGGCTTTTTTTGAGATGAATAGACCACTTTTTGCATTTTCTGCACGCCAAAAAATGATGTTCTGTCACAATGCTGTAAATGATTCGAGCGATTTTATTTGACCTGGATGACACCCTGCTCAACCGTGAGGCGTCATTTGAGCAGTTTCTGCGCCTTCAGATGCAACGCCTGAAATTGCCTCTGGAACTTCAGCCCCATTACGCCGAATGCGTGCGGGTGCTGGATCAGGGTGGCAAAGGGGACAGACAGAAAATGTTTTCCATTCTGCAACAGGAATTTTTTCCGGGCTGGGCTGCAGGTCAGCTGGAAGAGGATTTTGAACGGCATGAGTGGGACAGTCCAGTGCTGTATCCCGGCACTTACACTGCATTGCTGCAATTGCGTGCTCTGGGCCTCAAGCTGGGCATCGTCACCAATGGCAGCAACAAAAGCCAGAGGGCCAAAATGGCCTTCTCAAAACTGTCCGAGTACATGGATCTGGTGCTGGTCTCCGAAGCGGTGGGTTTGCAAAAACCGGACCCCAAGATTTTCCGCATGGCCGTGGACCAGTTGGCTGTGGTGGTGAAGCAGTGCATTTTTGTGGGCTCCCACCCGGAGCAGGACATTCTGGGGGCACAGAAAGCAGGCTTGCGCACTGCATGGCTGCACCACGGACGGCTTTGGGAGCATGCCAGGGTGCAACCCGACTGGCAAATGGAATCGGTGTCTGAACTGGTGCCTCTGGTGTCCAGAAGGCAGCCTCTGGAAATCTATTGGCACTCTGAAAAGTCGGTAGAGTAACGTGGTGGTATGGCATGGCGACCCGGACATCTGAGCCGCATGCAGCTCGAAGAGCGTCGGC
The Deinococcus misasensis DSM 22328 DNA segment above includes these coding regions:
- a CDS encoding HAD family hydrolase yields the protein MIRAILFDLDDTLLNREASFEQFLRLQMQRLKLPLELQPHYAECVRVLDQGGKGDRQKMFSILQQEFFPGWAAGQLEEDFERHEWDSPVLYPGTYTALLQLRALGLKLGIVTNGSNKSQRAKMAFSKLSEYMDLVLVSEAVGLQKPDPKIFRMAVDQLAVVVKQCIFVGSHPEQDILGAQKAGLRTAWLHHGRLWEHARVQPDWQMESVSELVPLVSRRQPLEIYWHSEKSVE